A stretch of the Chloroflexota bacterium genome encodes the following:
- a CDS encoding DUF5343 domain-containing protein, whose protein sequence is MKKEIEATSLGYPFPASKSMAEMMDFVRQPDWKMKIDESVVKKLRIATNNEPKVVAALRFLGVIDKDGMPTPNFDALKKDYKATLNRLVKANYGELFTLIPPTMMTKERVRNHFGTKKQTDERRMRFFMWVCGEAGIELPNLEPEKATKKH, encoded by the coding sequence ATGAAAAAGGAAATTGAAGCCACTTCGCTTGGATATCCATTCCCTGCCTCAAAAAGTATGGCAGAGATGATGGACTTCGTTCGTCAACCTGATTGGAAAATGAAGATTGACGAGTCTGTAGTCAAGAAACTGAGAATAGCAACGAACAACGAACCAAAGGTAGTCGCGGCTCTTCGCTTTCTTGGAGTAATTGATAAAGATGGTATGCCAACACCAAATTTCGATGCACTCAAAAAAGACTACAAAGCCACATTGAATCGCTTGGTGAAAGCCAACTACGGAGAGTTGTTCACATTAATTCCGCCAACGATGATGACAAAAGAGCGCGTCAGAAATCACTTTGGTACCAAAAAGCAAACAGACGAACGCCGGATGAGGTTCTTTATGTGGGTATGTGGCGAAGCAGGTATCGAATTACCAAACCTCGAACCTGAAAAAGCCACAAAGAAACATTAG
- a CDS encoding PQQ-dependent sugar dehydrogenase, translating to MPTLIRVSIFLLMLALVACASPAPTPTAAPTPVPTRAPVATAAPTAAPTVAPANAPAPVTTTPSVAVFAKGLDTPWAIDFAPDGRAFLTERLGAIRIIQDGKLQTEPWMKLPVAETGEAGLLGLALDSQFANNRFVYVAYTYRNDAGRLLNRLVRLREENGKGVLDKILLDNIPGNSTHDGGRVRFGPDGKLYWTMGDAQNQPAAQDPAALNGKILRLNADGTIPGDNPFPNSPVYSYGHRNPQGLAWQPGTNRLYATEHGPSGGAECCRDEINFIEPGKNYGWSIITGDRTHEGMLAPVMHSGNSTTWAPSGATFVTRGPWAGSFVFVGLRGQALYRVTFDKDNPRKVADFKTSFNQQYGRLRDVVEGPDGALYVLSSNADGRGSVGADGDVVLRVTFR from the coding sequence ATGCCAACTCTGATTCGTGTTTCGATTTTTTTGTTGATGCTCGCGCTCGTCGCGTGCGCGTCACCCGCGCCGACACCGACCGCCGCGCCCACTCCCGTACCTACGCGCGCGCCAGTCGCAACTGCCGCGCCAACCGCCGCGCCGACCGTCGCGCCGGCAAACGCGCCTGCGCCGGTCACGACAACGCCAAGCGTCGCCGTGTTTGCAAAAGGACTGGACACACCCTGGGCGATAGATTTCGCGCCGGACGGTCGCGCGTTTCTCACCGAACGACTGGGCGCAATTCGCATCATTCAAGATGGCAAACTGCAAACCGAACCCTGGATGAAATTACCGGTCGCCGAAACCGGCGAAGCCGGCTTGCTGGGTCTGGCGCTGGATTCGCAATTTGCAAACAATCGTTTTGTCTACGTCGCGTACACGTACCGCAACGACGCGGGACGGTTGCTCAATCGGCTCGTGCGTTTGCGCGAGGAGAACGGCAAAGGCGTACTCGATAAAATTTTGCTCGATAACATCCCGGGCAACAGCACGCACGATGGCGGACGCGTCAGGTTCGGTCCCGATGGCAAACTATACTGGACGATGGGCGACGCGCAGAATCAGCCCGCCGCCCAAGACCCCGCCGCGCTCAACGGAAAAATTTTACGACTCAACGCGGATGGCACGATTCCCGGCGACAATCCGTTTCCCAATTCGCCGGTCTATTCGTACGGGCATCGCAATCCGCAAGGACTCGCGTGGCAACCTGGGACGAATCGTTTGTACGCAACCGAGCACGGACCGAGCGGCGGCGCAGAATGCTGTCGCGACGAAATCAATTTCATCGAACCCGGCAAGAATTATGGCTGGTCAATTATCACGGGGGATCGAACACACGAGGGAATGCTTGCGCCGGTGATGCACAGCGGCAACTCGACGACGTGGGCGCCGAGCGGCGCGACATTTGTGACGCGCGGACCCTGGGCGGGATCGTTCGTCTTCGTCGGTTTGCGCGGGCAAGCATTGTATCGCGTCACGTTCGACAAGGACAATCCGCGCAAGGTCGCGGATTTCAAAACGAGTTTCAATCAGCAGTACGGACGTTTGCGCGATGTGGTCGAAGGACCGGACGGGGCGCTGTATGTTCTTTCGTCGAACGCCGATGGACGCGGCTCGGTCGGCGCGGACGGCGACGTGGTGTTGCGCGTCACGTTCAGGTAG
- a CDS encoding YjbQ family protein, translating to MIITRELHVKSRGDFDVLDITEQVARAVTESKMVAGIVTIFCPGSTGGLTTIEFEDGVVHDLHQVLDEITPPNRAYRHHLRWHDDNGHSHIRAALIGPSLTVPIVGGELTLGTWQQIVFCDFDTSPRARKLVVQVMGE from the coding sequence ATGATCATCACTCGCGAACTGCACGTCAAATCGCGCGGCGATTTTGATGTGCTCGACATCACGGAGCAAGTAGCGCGCGCGGTCACGGAATCGAAAATGGTCGCCGGCATCGTCACGATTTTTTGTCCCGGTTCGACCGGCGGATTGACGACGATTGAATTTGAAGACGGCGTCGTCCACGATTTGCATCAAGTGTTGGACGAGATCACGCCGCCGAACCGCGCGTATCGCCACCACTTGCGCTGGCACGACGATAACGGACACTCACACATTCGCGCCGCGTTGATCGGACCTTCGCTCACCGTGCCGATAGTCGGCGGAGAACTAACGCTCGGCACATGGCAACAGATCGTGTTCTGCGATTTCGACACGAGTCCGCGCGCGAGGAAGTTAGTCGTGCAGGTGATGGGGGAATAG